The Sinorhizobium fredii USDA 257 region GCCCGCCTGCCCCAGCGTCTGCTGGAAGGATTCGGCAATGCCGGTTGACGGCTGGGTGTTGCGTACATCCATGGTGACGGTGAACCCGTCCGGATAACCGGCTTTCGCCAGCAGTTCCTTCGCCTTGGCGACGTCGAATGTATATGGGTTCTCGTTCAGCGCGCCGAGAACGCCCTTCGGCAGGAAACTCTGGTGGATCTCGCCGATCCCCTTGATCAGCGTGGTGCCGATCGCGTCATAGTCGACCAGATATTTGAACGCCTTCTGGACCTCCGGCTTCGCCAGCTTCTCGTTCTTCTCATTGAGGCTGATGTACCAGACCGTGCCCTTCGGCGCGCTCGTCGTCGCCAGATCGCCATTCTTGGAAACAGCCTCGTAGTCGCCCGGCTCGAGATTGCGCGCCACATCGATATCGCCGGCTTCGAGTGCGAGCCGCTGGCCGGAGCTTTCCTTCATGTGCCGGTAGATGACCCGGGCGAGCTTCGCCGGCTCGCCATAGTAGTTATCGTTCCGCTCCAGCGCGACGACTTCGTTCGCCCGCCACTCCCGCAACTTGAACGGCCCCGAGCCGGCATAGCCGGTCTTCAGCCATTCATTGCCGAAATCGTTGTCGTATTTGTAATCCTTCGTCGGTTCTACGGACTTGACATGCTCGAGCACCAGCTTCTTGTCGACCACCGAAGCCACGGTCGCGGTCAGGCAGTTCAAGACGAAGCTCGGCGCATAGGGCTGGTCGACGGTGAAGACGAAGGTTTGCTCGTCCGCAGCCTTGGCCTTTTCGGCGACGTTGTCGCCGGTGAGCCCGAACTGGGTGAGGATGAAGGCCGGGCTCTTGTCGAGCTTGACGGCACGCTCGAAGGAATAGGCGACGTCCTCGGCGGTGATCGGATTGCCGGAGGCGAATTTCATATCCGGCTTCAGCTTGAACGTATAGGTCAGGCCGTCGTCCGATACCGTCCAACTGTCGGCGAGATCGCCGACCACCTTGGACGTGTCGTTGAGGTCGAGACGGACGAGCAGGCTGTAGGTGTTGCTGGTCATCTCCGCGGTCGAAAGCTCGAAGGCTTCACCCGGATCCATGGTGATGATGTCGTCGAACGCGAAGCCCTCGACCAACGTGTCTTTCGGCGTCTCAGCCAGAACCGGCTGAGCGACGCCCATCGCGAGCGCAAGCGCCGCGGAAGCAGTCAGAAGCCGAAAACGTCCATTGAGCTTATGCATCATTTTTGCGCTTCCCTCTTTTTAGCCCTTGGCGGGCTCTTCTTCATGGGGTTCAGGCGGCCTCGTGCCAAGCCTTCCCCAGAACTCTCAGCCAGTTCTCGCGGCATATTTTTCTAAGCTCGCGGTCACCATATCCGGCGCTCCGCAGCGCGGCAACGAGCTTCTGATTGCCTGCAGCATCAGCGATTTCTTCCGGTATCGTCGCGCCGTCGAAGTCCGACCCGAGCGCGACGCAGTCGATGCCGACACGCTCGACCATGTAGTCGACGTGGCGCACCATATCGGAAAGCGGCGTGGCTGCATTTTCCTGCCCGTCGGCGCGCAGCATGGTCGTCGCATAGTTGAGCCCGACCAGGCCGCGGCTCTCGCGGATGGCATTGAGCTGCCTGTCGGTGAGGTTACGGGCGACCGGCGTCAGCGCATGGGCATTGGAATGGCTGGCGACGAGCGGCTGATCGGTGGTCTCCGCCACATCCCAGAATCCTTTCTCGGTGATGTGGGCGAGATCGATCAGGATGCCGAGCCGATTGCACGCCCGCACGAGTTCGAATCCGGCCTCGGTGAGGCCGGGCCCCGTGTCCGGCCACGACGGATAGGCGAAGGGCACGCCATGGCCGAAAACATTGTGGCGGCTCCAGACCGGCCCGAGCGACCGCAACCCGGCCGCATGGAAGGTCTCGAGCCCGGCAAGGTCTGGGCCGATGGCTTCGCAGCCTTCCATATGCAGGACGGCCGCAAAGATGCCGTCTGCCATCGCGTCACGGATTTCGCCGGTCGAGCGGCAGAGCCGCCAGGCCCCGGCCCGGTCAAGCCTCATGGCAATGTCGGCGAGCTCGATCGCCGTCGCGAGCGACGGCAGGCGGTCGAGCGGCTCCGACAGCGGCGTCACGTAGTGGCCGTCCTTGTCCGGCGTTCGCAAAACCAGATCACCCGAGGGAATGTAGATGGCACACAGTCCGCCGGCGAGACCGCCCGCCCTGGCACGCGGCACATCGATATGACCTTTCTCGGTCCCCTCGATGAATTCGGCTATCGGGTCGCTTCCACCGCGCGCATGCTGCCAAAGGCGCAAAAGCACGTCGTTATGGCCGTCGAAAACCGCCTGCATTCCCAATTTCCTTCGCCATTTCAGGGAGATCGGATGGATCATCCGCTATTGCCGCATCCAATCGAGGACGTGGCGATGCTATTGAAAGACATCCGCCATTTCAATGAATATCCGGGGGATTTCCTGGTCAAGCCCTGTAGCGAAATGTTGCATGCACGCCGCAGTCGAACGGGCGCCGCAGTGCAGGGCAATCCGAAAAAGCGTCAGGCAGGCTGTCCCGACAAACAAAAATCTGCCATTGGTTCCGGGGACGAGCGAACACTGTCCGATAGTCGCCGGTCATGACGATCGGTGCGAGTAGTGCTCAAGAGGGGGCTCGGGGTGCCGTCGATCGCTGGTGCAAGCCTGACCGCGCGGATGGTTCGCGCCTTATTTTGCGTGGGACTGTTGCTTTGCCTCTCCAGTTGCGGCGGGCGACCGGTCGGCGTCCTTGTTCCATCCGGCACCGCCGCGGGCGCCTCGGAAGTGGACCTCCTGGTGGCGACCACCCGGGCCCAGGCCGATGAGCCGGGCGTCCTCTTCACCGGCGAACGCGCCCCGGAGCTTTCGCTGACCGAAATCGTCGTCTCGATTCCCCCCGAGAAGAGCCGCAAGGTCGGCCAGGTCCAATGGCCAAAGAAATTGCCGGCCGATCCAAGCCGCGATTTCTCGACCGTCAGCGTCAAACCGCTGGAGGCCGGACCGGAGACGCAGGCCTGGCTCAACGGGCATCTGCCGAAGAGCCGGCGCGTGCTGATTTTCGTCCACGGCTTCAACAACCGCTTCGAGGACGCCGTCTACCGCTACGCCCAGATCGTCCACGATTCCGGCGCCGATGTCGCACCGGTGATCTTCACCTGGCCGTCACGCGCCAGCATCTTCGATTACAATTACGACAAGGAAAGCACCAACTATTCGCGCGACGCCCTCGAAGAGCTGCTGCAGCGGGCCTCGAAAA contains the following coding sequences:
- a CDS encoding ABC transporter substrate-binding protein → MMHKLNGRFRLLTASAALALAMGVAQPVLAETPKDTLVEGFAFDDIITMDPGEAFELSTAEMTSNTYSLLVRLDLNDTSKVVGDLADSWTVSDDGLTYTFKLKPDMKFASGNPITAEDVAYSFERAVKLDKSPAFILTQFGLTGDNVAEKAKAADEQTFVFTVDQPYAPSFVLNCLTATVASVVDKKLVLEHVKSVEPTKDYKYDNDFGNEWLKTGYAGSGPFKLREWRANEVVALERNDNYYGEPAKLARVIYRHMKESSGQRLALEAGDIDVARNLEPGDYEAVSKNGDLATTSAPKGTVWYISLNEKNEKLAKPEVQKAFKYLVDYDAIGTTLIKGIGEIHQSFLPKGVLGALNENPYTFDVAKAKELLAKAGYPDGFTVTMDVRNTQPSTGIAESFQQTLGQAGVKLEIIPGDGKQTLTKYRARNHDLYIGQWGMDYFDPHSNADTFTNNPDNSDAGTNKTLAWRNAWDVPELSKKTKEALLERDSAKRAEIYKDLQKSVLDDSPFVIIFQQTEVAGLRGTLKGFKLGPSFDTNYVWNVAKE
- a CDS encoding dipeptidase; translation: MQAVFDGHNDVLLRLWQHARGGSDPIAEFIEGTEKGHIDVPRARAGGLAGGLCAIYIPSGDLVLRTPDKDGHYVTPLSEPLDRLPSLATAIELADIAMRLDRAGAWRLCRSTGEIRDAMADGIFAAVLHMEGCEAIGPDLAGLETFHAAGLRSLGPVWSRHNVFGHGVPFAYPSWPDTGPGLTEAGFELVRACNRLGILIDLAHITEKGFWDVAETTDQPLVASHSNAHALTPVARNLTDRQLNAIRESRGLVGLNYATTMLRADGQENAATPLSDMVRHVDYMVERVGIDCVALGSDFDGATIPEEIADAAGNQKLVAALRSAGYGDRELRKICRENWLRVLGKAWHEAA